AACTGTATTAAGTAACTCATTGTTATTAAAACGTACTCGTCTTAAATAAACGCATAAAAGTCCGTTAATAAATTCATTAACGGACTTATTTAAATATGGGAGAATCTGTATGTTGTCAATTAGCCAAGTAGCTCAAGAGACAGGGTTATCAGTCAAATCTATTAGACACTATGAATCTATTGGTCTGATCAGTCCTCCGCCAAGGGAGGAAAATGATTATCGATTTTATACCAAGGAAATTACCCAGCAGTTGCATTTTATTTATAAAACAAAGCAAGCTGGTTTTACGTTAAAAGAGTGTAAAGCGTTGTTGTTGTTGTGTGAAAATGAAGATAGAAACAGCGCCGATGTTAAAAAGATAGCGTTAGAGAAAATTAAAGAAATTGAGGAACGCATTAAACAGCAACAAGCGATAGTGGATCAGTTAACTAAAATAACTCAGCAGTGTCCGGGTGATGAGCACTCAGAGTGCAGTATCATTGATGCCTTTAGTCGCGACTAAAGCATCATAAATCTGATCTTTAATTATTAATAATAAGCACACATTAATAAAAACGACCATTAATCGCTAACCATAAAAAACCCAGTAATAAACTGGGTTTTTATTTGTCTCAATATTTTATTGAAATATACCTTTCGTGAAAAGTATCATCAAATCGAAAGGAAACTAATTACTCGTTTCTTTTAACGAGCCTATTTCAACACGTTCTTCATTTCTACCCGCATTAGGGTCGTTAAATACATCAACGTCCATCTCACCTTCAGATTTAGCAACGATACAAGTCACCACACTATCACCAGTAATATTAACGGCGGTACGGATCATATCTAACAATCTATCAACACCAATGATCATTGCAATACCTTCAACAGGTAAACCAACTTGGTTTAATACCATTGCTAACATGATCAAACCAACACCCGGTACACCAGCAGTACCGACAGAAGCTAGAGTAGCCGTCATGATCACCGCTGCATAGTCAGATAAAGTTAAATCAATATTAAACGCTTGTGCAATAAATACCGTCGCAACACCTTGCATGATGGCAGTACCATCCATGTTGATAGTTGCCCCTAAAGGCACAGTAAATGAAGCAACCTTATTATTAACACCTAGGTATTTAGTGGCTGTTTCTAATGTCACTGGAATCGTTGCATTTGATGATGCCGTTGAAAATGCAAAAGTGATTGCAGTTTCCATTTTTTTGAAAAATTTAACAGGGCTTAATCCTGTAAACACTTTCAAGAAAGTACTATAAGTAATTAAGGCGTGCAAAATCAGTGTCGCACTTAATACTAAGAAGTAATTAATGAGATTAAAGATCGCATCTAAACCAATTTCACTAAATAACTTCGCCATTAAGAAGAACACACCGTAAGGTGCAATATTCATTAACATAACCACTAATTTCATGATCACTTTGTTGAGATCAAAAAATGTTGCTGCAACACGTTCACCCGCGCTGCCAGATGAACTAATAGCAACACCAAACAATATTGCAAACACAATAATTTGTAGAGTATTACCTTCAGCCATTGAGCTAATAGGATTTGTTGGGAACATGTTAATAATAACATCGCCTAACGATGGTGCTTCTTTAGATGCAAAGGTAGTTGCTTGAGCTAAGTCGATACCAACACCTGGTTCAAAGATATTAGCCATCAAGATAGCAAGTGAGATAGCAATCGCAGTCGTCACCATATAAAAAGACAGGGTTTTACCCCCTAAACGCCCTAATGTTGACATATCTTTTAAACTGCTTGTTCCGCAAACTAAAGAAACAAAAATAAGTGGAACAACTAACATTTTAAGCGTGGCAATAAAGATTTTACCGCCTACATAAAATAGCCCATTAACAATATAATCTTGGACAAATGCAACGTCAGCAAAGATTGTACGGATTAAGAACCCTGTTAATATGCCAATCGCCATGCCGATTAAGACTTTCTTGGTCAATGACATTTTATTTTTTACTTCTGTCATAATAATTCCTTATATTTCATAAAATTACCCTTTAAATTTCTATAAATATTGCAATATCGCACTAGGAGTATGAGTATTAAATCTTTCTCGTAATCCATTACAAACAAGTCGGTTTTCTCGTATTGTCTTAATGCTAATATCTGAATTAATGCGACATATTCATAAAAATAAAGGGGCTGATGCTTAAAATGGCAGTACCTATACCCGTTACCATTTAAGGTACAAAATTCAACAAGTGGTGAAGTGAACAGATGCTAGGCAGAAAGAGGAAGATCTAACGGGTTAAACCGACACTTTCTAACAACGCAGGTGTTTATACCAATCACACTAATTAACTGATCTATTTTACTTATCAAAATAACTTATTTAATGTCATCGGTATTACTTCACCGCCTGCCCTCTGGGTCGTTAGCTTGAAAATCAACTCAGCGTTGCAACCTTCGATAAGGACTCGTCCTTGTGATCATGTTGCGCGTTGATTTGGAGTCCAAGCTAACGACTGAACAAAGTACATTGAACGGTAACGGGTATATACCATAATAACAGGCAGATAAGAAAATATTAATTTATCAAAGAAAAGTCGGCAGAGGCTAATTGCACGCCGTTAACAAGGATTGCAACAGTATGTTGTCCACCATAATATTGTCTTGTGGAGATTTTT
Above is a genomic segment from Psychromonas sp. L1A2 containing:
- the cueR gene encoding Cu(I)-responsive transcriptional regulator — protein: MLSISQVAQETGLSVKSIRHYESIGLISPPPREENDYRFYTKEITQQLHFIYKTKQAGFTLKECKALLLLCENEDRNSADVKKIALEKIKEIEERIKQQQAIVDQLTKITQQCPGDEHSECSIIDAFSRD
- a CDS encoding dicarboxylate/amino acid:cation symporter, which translates into the protein MTEVKNKMSLTKKVLIGMAIGILTGFLIRTIFADVAFVQDYIVNGLFYVGGKIFIATLKMLVVPLIFVSLVCGTSSLKDMSTLGRLGGKTLSFYMVTTAIAISLAILMANIFEPGVGIDLAQATTFASKEAPSLGDVIINMFPTNPISSMAEGNTLQIIVFAILFGVAISSSGSAGERVAATFFDLNKVIMKLVVMLMNIAPYGVFFLMAKLFSEIGLDAIFNLINYFLVLSATLILHALITYSTFLKVFTGLSPVKFFKKMETAITFAFSTASSNATIPVTLETATKYLGVNNKVASFTVPLGATINMDGTAIMQGVATVFIAQAFNIDLTLSDYAAVIMTATLASVGTAGVPGVGLIMLAMVLNQVGLPVEGIAMIIGVDRLLDMIRTAVNITGDSVVTCIVAKSEGEMDVDVFNDPNAGRNEERVEIGSLKETSN